In one Pseudodesulfovibrio tunisiensis genomic region, the following are encoded:
- a CDS encoding helix-turn-helix transcriptional regulator, whose product MEAKQDLGPGLNWKQAIKRLGCSKSMFYYLVENGAFPNAYRLGRNKGVRVPLADIDAFRGQKRLA is encoded by the coding sequence AAGCAGGATCTCGGCCCGGGCCTGAACTGGAAGCAGGCCATCAAACGTCTGGGGTGTTCCAAGAGCATGTTCTACTACCTCGTTGAAAACGGCGCGTTTCCCAATGCCTACCGACTCGGTCGCAACAAGGGAGTGAGAGTTCCCTTGGCGGATATTGATGCGTTTCGGGGGCAGAAACGGTTAGCATAA
- a CDS encoding head decoration protein yields MTRAMAEYHDFAVREFVGSHPVITMAAVLASTGEVQELAAGTVLGKVTASKKYVVWDASAGDGSEIAATILGEDVTVPAAGDEAALRYVHGEFRKNGLTWDPDADEAAIDAAIEALASKGIYVK; encoded by the coding sequence ATGACCAGAGCCATGGCGGAATATCATGATTTTGCCGTGCGGGAATTCGTCGGTTCCCATCCCGTCATCACCATGGCGGCGGTGTTGGCCTCCACTGGCGAGGTGCAGGAACTGGCGGCCGGGACGGTTCTCGGCAAGGTGACTGCCAGCAAGAAGTATGTGGTGTGGGACGCGAGCGCAGGGGACGGAAGCGAGATCGCCGCGACCATTCTGGGCGAGGACGTGACGGTCCCGGCGGCTGGCGACGAGGCGGCCCTGCGCTACGTGCATGGCGAGTTCAGGAAAAACGGCCTGACCTGGGACCCGGATGCCGACGAGGCCGCCATTGACGCGGCCATCGAGGCTTTGGCCAGCAAGGGCATCTACGTCAAGTAG
- a CDS encoding S49 family peptidase codes for MNELLQLMSGVWAISEEGLHSLMRRVRPGAQGSDSPAMLSFTEPERSDGLVPRQDYGRVAVLEVYGTLVKRTRWSWSGIASYENIRASLDAAMADSGVDAVVLDIDSPGGNVDGCKELADHVFSLRERKPIYALANGTMTSGAQYLGAATGNVYASSPTVRVGSIGVLALHTDWSKWNDMLGISPTWLHSGRFKVMGNPDEPLSEEASRYLQGNLDHTYNIFLADVARYLGLDPARSADWADGRVLDAEAGLELGLVKGIMTRQELIASIQEEAMTKTAAQLRNDYPEAVQEIVNSVEAKAKADAERQNGEAVAAATAQGRDEVMTMVGAVLGDAAKDRLEPLMAAGVTPEQLVAIGYTPEQTEAKAGDEDARAAILDQLKAQDPAGVKAGADPASISAEQKLQARIDRIGGLKI; via the coding sequence ATGAACGAGCTTTTGCAGCTGATGTCCGGTGTGTGGGCCATTTCCGAGGAAGGATTGCACAGCCTGATGCGGCGGGTCCGCCCGGGCGCGCAGGGGAGCGATTCCCCGGCCATGCTTTCCTTCACGGAACCGGAACGCTCGGACGGGCTGGTTCCGCGACAGGACTACGGCCGGGTGGCGGTGCTCGAAGTGTACGGCACGCTGGTCAAGCGGACCCGCTGGAGCTGGTCCGGCATTGCCTCCTACGAGAACATCCGGGCCTCGCTGGACGCGGCCATGGCGGATTCGGGCGTGGATGCCGTGGTGCTGGACATCGATTCCCCGGGCGGCAACGTGGACGGCTGCAAGGAGCTGGCGGATCACGTGTTCAGCCTGCGGGAGCGCAAGCCCATCTATGCTCTGGCAAACGGCACCATGACCAGCGGGGCGCAGTATCTGGGCGCGGCCACGGGCAATGTCTATGCGTCCAGCCCCACGGTTCGCGTCGGTTCCATCGGGGTGCTGGCCCTGCATACGGACTGGTCCAAGTGGAACGACATGCTGGGCATCAGCCCCACGTGGCTGCATTCGGGCCGGTTCAAGGTCATGGGCAATCCCGACGAGCCTCTTTCCGAAGAGGCTTCCCGCTATCTGCAGGGGAACCTTGATCACACCTACAACATTTTTCTTGCCGATGTGGCCCGGTATCTCGGGCTGGATCCGGCGCGGTCCGCCGACTGGGCGGACGGCAGGGTCCTTGACGCGGAGGCGGGACTGGAGCTGGGGCTGGTGAAGGGCATCATGACCCGGCAGGAACTCATAGCATCCATACAGGAGGAAGCCATGACGAAAACAGCGGCTCAGCTCCGGAACGACTACCCCGAAGCTGTGCAGGAGATCGTGAACTCGGTGGAGGCCAAGGCCAAGGCCGATGCGGAAAGGCAGAACGGCGAAGCGGTCGCTGCGGCCACGGCGCAGGGACGTGACGAGGTGATGACCATGGTCGGGGCCGTGCTGGGCGATGCGGCCAAGGACAGGCTGGAGCCGCTCATGGCGGCCGGGGTCACGCCCGAACAGCTTGTCGCCATCGGGTACACGCCCGAACAGACCGAGGCCAAGGCCGGGGACGAGGATGCCCGGGCCGCGATTCTGGATCAGCTCAAGGCGCAGGACCCCGCCGGGGTCAAGGCCGGAGCCGACCCGGCATCCATCAGCGCGGAACAGAAACTTCAGGCCCGCATCGACAGGATCGGCGGGTTGAAAATCTAG
- a CDS encoding phage portal protein: MISPLVRSRAVAFRGVRSRGFGRVRSVAGRHEDILSNWNTGRATRDGEAREREVIARRAEELVDNDPNAASVIDSMTVNIVGGGLRPQAKVDRKRLGLTEDQAEELQDAQEKAWLRWCPEAHAGGRAFFGDMQFQSLHSVLAKGEFFYLPRMLDEARYPERIFSLALQDVHPARLSTPVDMRQREDMVDGIEINDDGRAVAYWICNPPKDQYGEFLSSSHYVRIPARIGHRPGVLHGYRYTREEQFRGRSVLAPAMKFYRLLGKSVDYELIGQIMAASMPVFIASQNPMGAAMPMGQPDPPSPYDESGQPNPLYHRTYSPGTVLYGAPGERPYILESNRPGNNFQAFAHLIMRAMAAATGMPYEVLAKDFSQTNYSSARAALLEAWRVFMVYRSWAGAHFCQITWNMVQEEAYLRGLWSVPAGAPDFYDDPFAYLGVRWIGPARGYIDPVKEILAYVKGLENNIFTHADVVAEQGGDGQEVAETRARERRRDRDLGLEAIS, from the coding sequence ATGATCTCTCCTCTGGTCAGGTCTCGGGCCGTGGCGTTTCGCGGCGTGCGTTCTCGCGGGTTCGGGCGGGTGCGGTCGGTTGCCGGCCGGCATGAGGACATCCTGTCCAACTGGAATACGGGCCGGGCCACGCGGGACGGGGAGGCCCGGGAACGCGAGGTGATCGCGCGCCGTGCCGAGGAACTGGTGGACAATGATCCGAACGCGGCTTCGGTCATTGATTCCATGACGGTCAACATCGTGGGCGGCGGACTTCGGCCGCAGGCCAAGGTGGACCGCAAGCGGCTCGGGCTGACCGAGGACCAGGCCGAGGAGTTGCAGGACGCGCAGGAAAAGGCGTGGCTCCGCTGGTGCCCGGAAGCCCATGCCGGGGGCCGGGCCTTTTTCGGGGACATGCAGTTCCAGTCCCTGCACTCCGTCCTTGCCAAGGGCGAATTCTTCTATCTGCCCAGAATGCTGGACGAGGCGCGCTATCCCGAGCGCATCTTCTCCCTTGCCTTGCAGGACGTGCATCCGGCGCGACTGTCCACGCCCGTGGACATGCGCCAGCGCGAGGACATGGTGGACGGCATCGAGATCAACGACGACGGCCGCGCCGTGGCCTACTGGATCTGCAACCCGCCCAAGGACCAGTACGGCGAATTCCTTTCAAGCTCCCATTACGTGCGGATTCCGGCCCGGATCGGACATCGGCCGGGCGTGCTGCACGGATATCGGTACACGCGCGAGGAACAGTTCCGGGGCCGCAGCGTGCTGGCTCCGGCCATGAAGTTCTACCGGCTGCTGGGCAAGTCCGTGGACTACGAACTCATCGGTCAGATCATGGCCGCGTCCATGCCCGTGTTCATCGCGTCCCAGAACCCCATGGGCGCAGCCATGCCCATGGGCCAGCCCGATCCGCCGAGTCCCTACGACGAGTCCGGCCAGCCCAATCCCCTGTATCACCGGACATACTCGCCGGGCACCGTGCTCTACGGCGCGCCCGGGGAACGGCCGTACATTCTGGAATCCAACCGGCCGGGCAACAATTTTCAGGCCTTCGCCCATCTCATCATGCGCGCCATGGCCGCTGCCACGGGCATGCCCTACGAGGTGCTGGCCAAGGACTTTTCCCAGACCAACTATTCCAGCGCACGCGCGGCCCTGCTCGAAGCGTGGCGGGTGTTCATGGTCTACCGCAGCTGGGCCGGGGCGCATTTCTGCCAGATCACATGGAACATGGTTCAGGAGGAGGCGTACCTGCGCGGCCTGTGGTCCGTGCCTGCGGGTGCGCCGGACTTCTACGACGATCCCTTTGCCTATCTTGGCGTGCGCTGGATCGGCCCGGCGCGGGGCTACATCGATCCGGTCAAGGAAATCCTCGCCTACGTCAAGGGGCTGGAAAACAACATTTTCACCCATGCGGACGTGGTGGCCGAGCAGGGCGGCGACGGGCAGGAGGTCGCCGAGACCCGTGCCCGGGAGCGCAGGCGCGACCGCGATCTGGGGCTGGAGGCGATTTCATGA
- a CDS encoding RloB family protein produces MARRSRPTRDRQKRCFVVCDGETEKNYFDYVLGRFLNDKRGIQKKLTIKTKIGIHPDHAKRELCRARENYDCVIFLCDLERPNLVPGDVQRIRNFAAEVKSYNSRQQPWHIFYNMPSIEYWYILHCECCTRAFPDSRAAENHLRRNWLPEYEKPMPRNCTEAEFFLAKVDDALQNNRNAQPLGQLRYSIPSCRDATNPYSALKDIIKILLDL; encoded by the coding sequence ATGGCACGGCGTAGTCGACCTACTAGGGACAGGCAAAAGAGATGTTTTGTTGTGTGTGACGGGGAGACTGAGAAAAATTATTTTGATTATGTGCTAGGAAGATTCTTAAATGACAAGAGGGGAATACAAAAGAAACTCACAATAAAAACTAAAATTGGGATACATCCGGATCATGCCAAGCGAGAATTGTGCAGAGCCCGTGAAAATTATGATTGCGTAATTTTTTTATGTGATTTGGAAAGACCAAACCTTGTTCCCGGCGATGTCCAAAGGATAAGGAATTTTGCTGCCGAAGTGAAATCATACAATTCCAGACAGCAACCGTGGCATATCTTTTACAATATGCCGAGCATCGAATATTGGTATATTCTTCATTGTGAATGTTGCACTCGGGCATTTCCTGATTCAAGAGCCGCTGAGAATCATTTAAGAAGAAATTGGTTGCCAGAGTATGAAAAGCCAATGCCCAGAAATTGTACAGAAGCAGAGTTTTTTCTAGCAAAAGTCGATGATGCCTTGCAAAACAATCGCAATGCACAACCTCTCGGGCAGCTTCGATACTCCATACCTAGTTGCCGTGATGCCACTAACCCTTATTCTGCATTGAAAGATATCATAAAAATTCTTTTAGATTTGTAA
- a CDS encoding AAA family ATPase, which yields MLLEFTVGNFRSFGEKQTLFMQPARKLSGYHDILNTGIFREPDALPCAVIYGANASGKSSLLNAFSYLRLIVKTSASREKKQSFSDKRFKLKAVYQDKPSEFDIKFVGPDGKLYTYSLSLKPDQILFEKLTVRGAAKGSQCIELILREENDVRLHKSIHSNKSFLDVWSAEVNKQETFLAFLAKKGDVHVFDPVMDWFSSFLEIPLRKTRPDYTATLIHNGVLDVNSVILKMAIADMNIHGVRVEEQEIDIPILLRQYITEELAKEGEDAKLKDNPTVANTYFEHLDTDGKVVLFDLLDDESEGTANYYSLLGYILMALKNGFTVFADELNRSLHPYLLRKIVQMFTSSKTNPNKAQLIFSTHDTTIMDKKLLRPDEIYFTEKNSCSFESSLFSLAEFKNIPSVTKNDRGELFSKEYLAGNFGAVPNIDWGE from the coding sequence ATGCTTTTGGAATTTACAGTTGGTAACTTCAGGTCCTTTGGAGAGAAACAAACTCTATTTATGCAACCAGCTCGCAAGCTGTCGGGATATCATGATATTTTGAATACTGGCATTTTTAGGGAGCCAGATGCTTTGCCTTGTGCTGTTATTTATGGGGCTAATGCGTCGGGAAAAAGTTCTTTATTGAATGCTTTTTCCTATTTGAGGTTGATTGTTAAGACCAGTGCTTCTCGTGAAAAAAAACAAAGCTTTTCTGATAAACGATTTAAGTTGAAAGCTGTATATCAGGATAAGCCTTCTGAGTTTGATATTAAGTTTGTTGGGCCTGACGGTAAGTTGTATACTTATTCTTTGTCGTTGAAGCCTGATCAAATTTTATTTGAAAAATTGACAGTCAGAGGTGCTGCAAAGGGGTCTCAATGCATCGAATTAATCCTTCGTGAAGAAAATGATGTTAGGTTGCACAAATCTATTCATTCGAACAAAAGTTTTTTAGACGTTTGGTCTGCAGAGGTTAATAAGCAAGAAACTTTTTTGGCGTTTTTAGCTAAAAAAGGCGATGTTCATGTTTTTGATCCTGTGATGGATTGGTTCTCAAGTTTTTTGGAAATTCCGTTGCGCAAAACCCGTCCTGATTATACTGCGACCCTTATCCATAATGGAGTACTGGATGTAAATTCTGTAATCTTGAAAATGGCAATAGCGGATATGAACATCCATGGGGTGCGTGTAGAAGAGCAGGAGATAGATATTCCTATTCTTTTGCGGCAATATATAACTGAAGAATTGGCCAAGGAAGGCGAAGATGCAAAATTAAAAGACAATCCAACCGTTGCGAATACGTATTTTGAGCATCTGGATACAGATGGTAAAGTCGTTTTGTTTGATTTGCTGGACGATGAGTCAGAGGGGACAGCAAATTATTATTCGTTGCTGGGGTATATTCTAATGGCTCTAAAAAACGGTTTTACCGTTTTTGCAGACGAATTAAATCGTTCTCTTCATCCATATTTGCTTCGCAAGATTGTTCAAATGTTCACATCGTCTAAAACCAATCCGAATAAGGCTCAACTTATTTTTTCAACACACGACACAACTATTATGGATAAAAAATTGTTACGTCCCGATGAAATCTATTTCACAGAGAAAAATAGTTGTTCTTTTGAATCTTCTCTTTTTAGTTTAGCAGAATTCAAAAATATTCCATCTGTAACTAAGAACGATCGAGGAGAATTATTTTCAAAAGAGTATTTGGCTGGGAATTTTGGGGCTGTCCCCAATATTGATTGGGGGGAATAA